ATTTGCAAATGGCATagagataaaaacataattaacccATATAATAATTAgcattaataattattagtaaATGCATGAATACATTTAATGTATTAATAACAAGTAAAAGAATGaatagatataatttaatactttttataattggtaaaaaattaataccattaaatgattaattaatttttaaaattagtgcataatttaatacttttaaaattagtgcatttaataattattagtaaATGCATGAATACATTTAATGTATTAATAACAAGTAAAAGAATGaatagatataatttaatactttttattattggtaaaaaattaatactattaaatgattaattaatttttaaaatttaagtaaaatgattaatatgtttaatatatgttttgcccccttctattttttgaatttttgcttttaatctCAATTTCGTTTAGACTAACTGACCTTTGAGTTGAAACGAATTAAAAATACAACCTatcaaaaaagttaaatattgattattttatcacACTTTTTGATAATATAATAAGTTATTGGACTACCAACATCATATAGGGAGTAAAACTATTAGTGAAGGAAAATCATGGGgactaaaaatgttaaaaaaatgtgtttattgACAAATAGTGAAATTTGCAAAATGTTTatggagaaaaataattaacacatgtaaaaattaataataaattagtacaatcaataattagtaataataatataagtaaaatttaataattattaatataataataagtaataaattaatatatgaatacatttaatgtattaataataagtaaaagaaTGAATgggtataatttaataatttttatttttagtaaaaagtTAATActattaaatgattaaaatttttcaaaataagtaaagaataggtataatttaaaatattcataataatataagtaaaattttataaatatttatataatgatAAGTAGTTAATTATTACATGAATACATTTAATGTATTAATAATAGGTAAAGAATaggtataatttaaaatattcataattaataaaaaaaataatactatcaatggattaataaattttaaaaataagtaaattgattaaaatgtttaatatctttttggtatctttttttctgtaatttttgcttttaatctcatttttattcAAAAGGAATTGAAAACACAACCTACTAGAAAAAGTTGCATGCACTTATTTTGTCTTGaggatttgataatatgatGAGTCATTGGACGGAATCGTCATTATGTCATCCGTTAACCGTATTATTTGATAAtaggaaataaaaggaaaattgtAGGGGCCAAGTTCATTGACAAATAGTCAATACATTGCTTTGGTCCACTAGAACCAATTTTTCcatatttttgtaaaagcatgtcTCCTAGGTCTATATATTGTTTTGTCCACTAATACGAATAGAAACTAGAACATAATAATAAGACTAAGGATTAAGCTATCCAAAACAATAACTACcaataaaagattaataaaaaaatagtcacaAAGTCACAAATGAAGGGATTAAATTTAGGATTGCACTCTACCACTTCATGTCTCTATTACTGTTAGAGTATTAgtcataaaattaaagaaatgtataattatttttcttaaaaaaattaatatatatatatatatatatatgacatgtGTGGGAAAGTTTGGATACTATAGTACCCCTACTTACATTCATATCCGTGTAAAATATTTACGGATAAATATCCCCTCGTATCCAATCCCAATATATCGATAATTACCTTATTCATTTGTGAATATTTTTGTAGGTATCCTAGGGGATCCATATATACTTTATCATCCCTAAGTAAAACTAATCACTGAGTTTTGTAACAAAGGGAGAATGGCTCTACATTTAGACAAAATACAATGAAAGTGTGCGAGCCATTTGCTGGAGAATTCATACCATGGAACACTTTTTTGCAATCTAACTCGAAAACATGAGTGAATTGATGATTAGTGTATTTTAATTAGGATACCCtgactacaaaaaaaataaaaaaatcgcaTGCAGCTGATGAACTTCACATACGAAAATTAAAGATGAATCAGAGATGCCGGCAGAACTCAACAGTTGTGCATAGAAAAATCATCGAATCGTTTCGGGAATTTTCGTTTTGCCAAATGGTTGAGACAATGAATTACGACATTTTGTTCAATTCTACTAAAGTCCACATGCGTGTGAAAAGTATGTGGTCATTGATCAACCTTCTACAATTCCCTTCTAACGaaaccaaaaaagtaaaaggtAACCTCTACATCTGGCGTGATTCACACGACGTGTAAATCTGCTTTCTCATATACAGCAATATAGGTGTCAAATGACTCAAGCCTAATAAACTAAACAGGTCATAACGTGTCCGAATACTAAATACTAATACATAAAGGATAATTACTGATACAATACTTAACTTTTAGGGTGGCTAAACATACTTGGtagttggtacaatcaaaagtGTTGTACTACAAAGATAGTAATGTGTTACAAAGAAATCAGAACAGAGAAACTAAGAAATGTCAGTTATTCAAAAAGGTCTGATCTCGGAAGAAGCTTAATACAACACGTACGGAGTACCCAAAACTCTTGCATTGTACAACGACTATGAATAAACCTGAAACTAAGTAattatagaaagaaagaaaaagagtccGTCTTGGACTCTGAATGTAGTGAAACACAACAATAAATCACACAGTTTACATGCTATCACGTAAACGATGATACAAATACAAAGATACAATGGGAATGACCTTTCATTCCCAATATTCCAGCTCCCAGAAACACCAAATGCCATGCTGAAACATGATTACGTGAACTTTGCAACAAAACCCCATGGGTGCTTCCCCTTTTTGGTGAGCACCCCCTTAgaataaatagttaaaattaatcCTCAAATTTGAATCATGAAATAAGGTACCTTCATTAGTTGACTAAATGTCAACCCTATGAACAATGAATGGCATGGATAAGTCAGCAGGTCAAGCATTTTCTGTCAAATTCAAAATGTAGTGCTACTCTCACTTGCGGAGAGTGAGGGGCCTTCAGACTTCACGAGAGTTGATCCTTTGCTACTAATGTCAAGCCCCTGGAAACGACCAAGCTGGTCATTTTGCAATATTTCTGAATATGGATGAGAACTTGTTTGATGCAGTAGATGGCTTGGCATTGTGGATGGGgtgagaccaaatggtggcatCTGCATGTTTTGGTGACCAGAAGGACCTGATTGTGGCGGGATTGGAACGAAATTTGATCCGGAAAATGGCATCAGGTGCATTCccagattaaaggaatcagTGTGGCTCATCATCTCACCAGTAGCAACCTTAAGCCTCTCAACTTCCTtcttcaatgcttcattaagAGCTACAACATATCAAAAACTAATTTCAGTATAATTAGCTAACACCTTAATCACAATTAACATGATTTAaagtttcattaaaaaataataaagaaatcaataaatttcGTATTTCTATTGTATAGTAAGAAAGTGATGATGGTTACCGTCACGAAGTTGTGCTTGTTGCTCCATGGCTTGCAAACGGAGCTTTAGCTCTGTATTTTCAGTACTCAGTCCTGTTGTGTCCCTCTATAGAGAATCAAGAAATATTTGAGTCATATTCCTATTCAGTCACAATAAGTTTGTGTATGGATAGAAACTAAAGGAAACCATAGTGAAGCCTCAAAACCAAAACACAATTATATTTACCACAGATCACCGATGTGATTATGCAAAATTCTAGAAACTTTTAGATTTCTGTATAAAAGGAGGAATTCCGGAAGAGAAATACAAACAGAATGATccaaaatacaatatttttgaattaaaataaaaaaagatatctaTGGTTCAAGGAAATATTTGAAGGTAAATAAGACAGGGATAATAAAACTATAATCATATGCAGCAAATAGTAGAAAACTGGATTGGTATACTAGAGTTTAGAACCAAGTTGAAGCAAAATTTACAATACTTTTGGGGTAAATCTAAACATGTAATGATACAGTTGAATTCATTGCATCAGGCACTAGGCAGCAACAGGAAATCCAACAAACAAAACAGGGCCTACTCTGTAAAATGGAACTTCTAAACGTACTTCAGATTTAGACATATGTCAAGACAAACCTGGTATAAGGTCAATTGGGCAGAAAGAGTTGTGGCTTCCGTCTGAAGAGTCTGAACCTTGCGCTCAAGTTCTTGTATGTAGCGCGCTTTTCTCTCCTTCGATCGAGCAGCAGATTGCCGATTTGCAAGTATTCTATTCgtaacaccaccaccaccatgagaataacaataaacaaaatcaaatccaCAGCAAATACTGAATGAAACAAGAGACCAGTATCTTTCGCATAAACCCTTCCCtcccaatattttaatgatttgcACTCAACAAGAAGGTTCTTAACAGTCCCTAACAAGGTTTTAGAAATGCATCCAAAACCTCGATTCTGGCCACTATGTCAAATTTGTTTTTACCACATCGCGACCACAATTTTGGCCACAAATCAAGGTTTTTTAACTCACTGCAACCATCCTGCAGCTGCAATTACGGCCATATTTGCCTTCAATTTCTTGCAATGTCAAGGATCGAGATGAAACTGCAACCGCAATTAAAAACCTTGACCCCTAATTATTCATGAATCAAAACTAATCAATTCACACAAAAAGCATCATTAAAATACCACAACAGAGAGAGGTCGAGCATTTTCAGCCATGAACAAGCATACACAACAAGCCTCAACTTAATTTCATAGACCAACTAAATTTCGAAATCGAAAagcaactaaaataaaattcaaacacaTAAAACCCCTATGGTTTATAAATTCACACGTCACATCACATCAAAGCCAAATCACTAGAAACCAAAAATCAAAGTAAAAGACGCTTTTTTGCGATCGAAATTGAGAACCTCTTAGCACGCTTGGGATCAATTGTCCATAGCTCAGCTAACTTATCAGGAGGCATAGCTTTCTTCGCATCCATAATTTCCCCGAAATCGACGGAGCTACTGTGCCGGTGTCGCGGCCTCGCCGGACTCTTCTCGGTTTCGCCGGTCGGATCCGCTCCGTTTCCGGAGGCGCCCGACCCGTTTGCGCCGCCGAGCTTGTCCACGTCAATGTACGTCGAGAACAGGTCGTCCTCCGATCCGATCTCCTCCATGCTGGCCGTCGACGACCCGCCGGCGAACGGATCCGACGGCGAGAGGTCCATCATGTCGTCCGGCAGCCGGAAACTCACTTCCGAATGGGCTCGCCGGTGGTGAGGCCCGCCGGAGCGCGCGAACAGCGAGGACGAGGAGGCGCCGGCGCCGGCGGTGGTGGCCGGCGGTGGACGCGGTAGCTGGGATGCGGCATTGGCATTGTGAGGATTGGGATTTGGATTGGAATTAGGGTTTGAAGATGGATCTTGCATCTGCTCCCAATTGCTGTTCGTTTTGTCAGACAACACAACTGAGAatgtcttcttctttctctactTCTTACTACTCCgataatacaaatatatataatgagaatataagaaatatataatgttatatatgatatgttaatccatttttaataaatattgtaattaaaacCTCAAAAACTTTGGGAAGACATGAAGTGTCTCACAATCTCCTGTCTTTAGGTTAGTGATAAATCCAATCCTTGGTCACCTTCACATTCCTCTTCAAGGATTGTATTATATAAGAATGAAAGTCAAATTTCTACCTGCAAATTTAACAATTGAACCtaaattttttcacaaatttcGCATTTATGATCAGTTAACTTACATCCATTGAATTAATGAATTTGATTAGAATGtattactatatatatttttttgcatcTAAGGTGTCATATTgggtaaatttgattttttttttatatatcacaagtttttatataataaatattttatttaagtgaaataaaattagTATAGATGATAAAATTCTTCacctaaatatttaaatttaaaggtaaaattttgattcataatatatttgattcaaagaagggtgtgtttgatttctatttttttttatttttaaaaaattatttttatttttaaaatattaaaattttaaaaacatgtttgatttgatttcttattttctgtttttaagaaataaaaatactcaaactttatgatatattgattttttattttattcaaaatgaaattttgttttcaattgaaaatgaaCTTAAGAAACAAGCAAATCAAACACCCCTAAAATAaacttttggtaaaaaaaaatgtgtgtattaTATGCAATTAAATGACACAAAGTTTTTTATGGTTTAACTCTAACATTAGTCCAATCTTAATgggtatttctttttttttactaaagcatttttattaaatgataagtttgagattaaatttttttatacttgaaaattaaagatagtattagagaaatattttaaacaattgcATCTGTCAAGCATAATTGTTTTAGTAGATTAAATGaccttttttaaaactaaaaaaaaatgttaaaataaaattttcatcctCCTAAACTAGTAAAGTTCAGATTTTGTCTCAacaaatttttagtttattttttcatcgcaaattatagaaaaaacggttacaaattataaatatttcattgaGATTTTAATCAAATCCAATTGACACAAATTATAAAGATGtcacaaattaaaattagataatgtaatattgaatatttaaacttagttttaaaacaaaatttgatatattttaattttaggagaacaaaaaatatattaaaaattttataaaaataaaattcaaacatttgatgagaataaaaaaatacattaaccTTTAAATACTACACAcgatttcataaaataaatatatcttaaatGATATATCAACCATGATTTACtcctttttttcatatttttttactatataattataaatttcctTGTGATTCCCGCCTTATGAAAATGAAAGCGATGtaaactaaattatatatatatatatatatatatatatatatatatatatatatatatatatatatatatatattaaagtatGTCTTGTTGAGGCCCAAATGCTATTTAATTCGATGTGCCCAAAAAGTCATATTTAATTCGTATCATAtggtattttatatatatagatttatcATTTATGCACATCATTTCCAAACATCACGTAGCACCACATGCACAATCATGTGACACGGTTGAAAAGGTCCAGTGATATGTCACTATACACTGTTCGAATTGATGTTTTGAccatagaaaatgtttttttagctaTATTTAAGTGTGTAGGTGAAGAAACTAAAGTAAGTATGAATTGcgtgttttgattatttttcatttcattttaaaatatcaatagttttaaattttaatatacttttttaatatataattttaaaggttattaaatatttgaaaaattagaaatataattgtattttaataaattaattttgaaaaatgttaaagACACActgtttatcatattttttaattcactctcttttattaatcaaaatatattgaaaataagaaaaataggtgatgttatattatatttattttttctgattttataatttttaacacgTTTTAATCAATTAGAAAGAATGTGTTTGAACAAATATGTCTAATGATGTGTTATTAGCCCTTCTTATTGATTTTTCACTTTACTAATACCCGTTTTCATTtgacttaataaaaaattagcattttgtgattttaaaatgaatttttttatttatgaaatactaacatttataatagagtATTAGATATAACACCATAGAGGGATCACAACCTGACTTGTAACTTGTTATTGTTAACGCATTGATTTAAAACATTGAAAGAGTTGATTGATATATACTGGGTGATATGAGGAcgtgaaggatgaagttgtgttCATTACAAAAATTTGATTAATGATGTGTATTTACaaaatggatatatatatatatatatatatatatatatatatatatatatatatatatatatatatatatatatatatatatatatatatatatatatcacaataaaaataataaagtaactaaactattttctaatttttggttttaaaattcgAACGTCAATAacgatttaatttaaaatgtaaaag
The genomic region above belongs to Glycine max cultivar Williams 82 chromosome 14, Glycine_max_v4.0, whole genome shotgun sequence and contains:
- the ZIP43 gene encoding transcription factor RF2b, with product MQDPSSNPNSNPNPNPHNANAASQLPRPPPATTAGAGASSSSLFARSGGPHHRRAHSEVSFRLPDDMMDLSPSDPFAGGSSTASMEEIGSEDDLFSTYIDVDKLGGANGSGASGNGADPTGETEKSPARPRHRHSSSVDFGEIMDAKKAMPPDKLAELWTIDPKRAKRILANRQSAARSKERKARYIQELERKVQTLQTEATTLSAQLTLYQRDTTGLSTENTELKLRLQAMEQQAQLRDALNEALKKEVERLKVATGEMMSHTDSFNLGMHLMPFSGSNFVPIPPQSGPSGHQNMQMPPFGLTPSTMPSHLLHQTSSHPYSEILQNDQLGRFQGLDISSKGSTLVKSEGPSLSASESSTTF